A DNA window from Malus domestica chromosome 12, GDT2T_hap1 contains the following coding sequences:
- the LOC114820139 gene encoding GDSL esterase/lipase At5g03610-like, whose translation MKSPPTLFLLPTLFLFYLLSGQKGVLVSAAHHHHHHHHHHHTHRHLFNWRPTKLFVFGDSYADTGNNRKSVATSWKQPYGITFPGKPSGRFSDGRVLTDFLARFIGVKSPIPYRFRKVGINHLKYGVNFAYGGTGVFKTLVLDPNMTTQIDFFQKLIENGSIFTPKDLHSSVALVTGPGNDYGTYIATNGSVQGWQPFITSVVNQLSVNLKRIYALGVSKVVVTALQPLGCLPSRTASFSFQQCNVTENALVVFHNLLLQQAVAKLNKETKNSFIIVDLYASFMSVFKNKGDLGSIKFDNPLRPCCIGISSGRFCGSVDESGAKKYTICKNPESAFFWDTAHPTQQGWRAVYSALQATLEQLY comes from the exons ATGAAATCACCTCCAACCCTCTTCCTCCTCcccactctctttctcttttacCTCCTCTCAG GACAAAAAGGGGTGCTAGTTTCAGCtgctcaccaccaccaccaccaccaccaccaccaccacacacATCGCCACCTATTTAATTGGCGGCCGACAAAGCTATTTGTTTTTGGAGACTCGTATGCTGACACAGGAAACAACAGAAAATCAGTGGCTACTTCTTGGAAACAACCCTATGGAATCACATTCCCGGGAAAACCCAGTGGCCGTTTCTCCGATGGCCGCGTCCTCACCGATTTCCTTG CTAGGTTTATAGGAGTGAAGTCTCCAATACCATacagatttagaaaagtcgggATCAATCATTTGAAGTACGGAGTTAATTTCGCATATGGAGGCACAGGTGTTTTTAAAACCTTGGTTTTGGATCCCAACATGACAACCCAGATTGACTTCTTTCAGAAGCTCATAGAAAACGGCTCCATCTTCACTCCCAAAGATCTTCACTCCTCCGTCGCCCTCGTCACCGGTCCCGGCAACGACTACGGGACTTATATCGCGACAAATGGCTCTGTTCAG GGTTGGCAACCCTTCATCACATCAGTCGTGAATCAACTAAGTGTGAACTTGAAACGTATTTATGCCTTGGGAGTGAGCAAAGTAGTTGTGACAGCTCTTCAACCTTTGGGATGTCTCCCTTCGAGGACGGCATCATTTTCATTCCAACAATGCAATGTAACTGAGAACGCGCTAGTCGTTTTCCACAACCTTCTGTTGCAGCAAGCTGTGGCCAAGTTGAACAAAGAAACCAAGAATTCTTTTATCATTGTTGATCTTTATGCCTCGTTCATGTCGGTGTTCAAGAACAAAGGAGATCTAG GAAGCATAAAGTTTGATAACCCATTGAGGCCATGCTGCATTGGTATAAGCAGTGGGCGTTTTTGTGGGAGTGTGGATGAAAGTGGTGCAAAGAAGTATACCATTTGTAAAAACCCGGAATCCGCATTCTTTTGGGACACTGCTCACCCTACCCAACAGGGTTGGCGTGCTGTGTATTCAGCTTTGCAAGCCACACTTGAACAACTCTATTAA